One genomic segment of Acidihalobacter prosperus includes these proteins:
- a CDS encoding methyl-accepting chemotaxis protein codes for MSAYQQYGSPGLWARMNTIQGRLYFLGVAFMLLLVATTALSLWDADRHMLAEREGQVQREVQTAASLVQGFVNRVQSGEMSEAQAKQEAMKAVASLRYGRYGYFWINDMQPQMVMHPIKPALDGRDLSGFKDANGKPVYDDIVDLVQRKGSGFIHYVWPLPGHTQPVDKVAYVTAVPAWGWVIGSGLYLVDLEQAFQAQMLQYGLVALAALVIGLLLVAWLGRSVTRPLGLVTERLAEIAAGEGDLTQRLDEHREDEVGALARAFNRFVDRIQQLIRQVSGSTAQLAAAAEELSATSDETRGHVRRQQSETDQVAAAMNQMSATVQEVARHANEAAQAARAADGEARQGRQVVGQTVGAIDALATEVEQAAQVIQALESDSEQIGRVLEVISGISEQTNLLALNAAIEAARAGEQGRGFAVVADEVRTLARRTQDSTEEIRGMIERLQVGARNAVTVMDSGRDRAHAGVGQARAADQSLDAITRSVARINDMNALIASAAEEQSSVASEIDRNVNNISQVTQQTSAGSEQTASASEELARLAAQLQSLIGQFRI; via the coding sequence ATGTCAGCGTATCAGCAGTACGGCTCACCGGGATTGTGGGCGCGGATGAACACCATTCAGGGACGGCTTTATTTCTTGGGCGTGGCCTTCATGCTTTTGCTGGTCGCGACCACGGCGCTGAGTCTCTGGGATGCCGATCGCCACATGCTGGCGGAGCGCGAGGGGCAGGTTCAGCGCGAGGTTCAGACGGCGGCCAGTCTCGTGCAGGGGTTCGTCAACCGTGTGCAGTCTGGCGAGATGAGCGAAGCACAGGCCAAGCAGGAGGCGATGAAGGCGGTGGCGAGTCTTCGCTATGGCCGATACGGCTATTTCTGGATCAACGACATGCAGCCGCAGATGGTGATGCATCCGATCAAGCCCGCCTTGGACGGCCGCGATCTGAGCGGGTTCAAGGACGCCAACGGCAAGCCGGTCTACGACGATATCGTCGATCTGGTGCAGCGCAAGGGAAGCGGTTTCATCCATTACGTCTGGCCGTTGCCCGGGCATACGCAGCCGGTGGACAAGGTGGCCTACGTGACGGCAGTGCCCGCCTGGGGCTGGGTGATCGGCTCGGGGCTCTATCTGGTCGACCTCGAACAGGCCTTCCAGGCGCAGATGCTGCAATACGGGCTGGTGGCCCTGGCGGCACTCGTCATCGGCCTCCTGCTCGTGGCCTGGCTCGGGCGGTCGGTAACGCGCCCGCTGGGGCTGGTGACCGAACGGCTGGCCGAGATTGCGGCGGGCGAGGGCGATCTGACGCAGCGACTCGACGAACATCGCGAGGATGAAGTGGGTGCGCTGGCGCGCGCCTTCAATCGCTTCGTGGATCGTATCCAGCAGCTTATCCGGCAGGTGTCGGGCTCGACGGCGCAGCTGGCGGCGGCGGCGGAGGAGCTCTCGGCGACCAGCGACGAGACGCGCGGGCATGTCCGCCGGCAGCAGAGCGAAACGGACCAGGTGGCGGCGGCGATGAACCAGATGTCGGCGACGGTGCAGGAAGTGGCCCGGCATGCCAATGAGGCGGCACAGGCGGCCCGGGCCGCCGATGGAGAGGCGCGGCAAGGCCGTCAGGTGGTCGGACAGACGGTCGGGGCGATAGACGCGTTGGCCACGGAAGTCGAGCAGGCGGCGCAGGTCATACAGGCGCTCGAAAGCGACAGCGAGCAGATCGGTCGCGTGCTGGAGGTGATCAGCGGAATCTCGGAGCAGACCAACCTGTTGGCGCTGAACGCGGCGATCGAGGCGGCGCGCGCGGGCGAGCAGGGCCGTGGATTCGCGGTGGTGGCGGACGAGGTGCGCACGCTGGCCAGGCGCACGCAGGATTCGACGGAGGAAATCCGTGGCATGATCGAGCGCCTGCAGGTGGGTGCCCGAAATGCGGTCACGGTCATGGACAGCGGCCGCGACCGGGCCCACGCCGGCGTCGGGCAGGCACGGGCGGCGGATCAGTCGCTGGATGCGATTACGCGCTCGGTGGCCCGGATCAACGACATGAATGCCCTGATCGCGAGTGCGGCCGAGGAGCAGTCATCGGTGGCGAGCGAGATCGACCGCAACGTCAACAATATCAGCCAGGTGACCCAGCAGACATCGGCCGGTTCCGAACAGACCGCGAGCGCCAGCGAGGAACTGGCCCGTCTTGCGGCCCAGCTGCAGTCGCTGATCGGTCAGTTCCGCATTTAG
- a CDS encoding methyl-accepting chemotaxis protein codes for MTVIPVSLKGRLMASAGLAILLVIGAVAVTLNFQQGISASIRLAGVRDVPLKRSVEQMVLNGLLSGIAIRDRIIQGDAIMEPWDKEVADGLKGFDAAYRIAVEKADGRPDLEALLQKIDVLWRKNKTQREQMVKLLKGEESAEAQNLLSQHAQPTWHDIYKLLHQLDDEVKRIQLADRHHVQRQLHQSAIWSTSLLILAVLLGGGLTGLAIFTMVRRLNGAIRVMDDIAQGEGDLTRRMPDHGRDELDHLGRSFNRFVERIQQVVSQVSGSTAQLAAAAEELSATSEESSEQVRRQQSETDQVATAMHEMSTTVQEVARNASDASQAAQHADGEARQGRQVVGEAVKAIDTLAGEVERVAQALHKLEGDSAQIGRVLEVISGISEQTNLLALNAAIEAARAGEQGRGFAVVADEVRTLAQRTQDSTEEIRGMIEQLQGGAKAAVSAMDAGRERASQSVEKAREADMSLQTITEAVARINDMNALIASAAEEQSSVAEEINRNISNISQVTEQTLSGAQQTATASEELARLSAGLQSLVSQFKIHAA; via the coding sequence ATGACCGTTATTCCCGTTTCGCTCAAGGGCCGCCTCATGGCATCGGCCGGGCTGGCCATTTTGCTGGTGATCGGCGCCGTGGCGGTGACGCTGAACTTTCAGCAAGGCATCAGCGCCTCCATCCGGTTGGCCGGCGTGCGCGACGTCCCGCTCAAGCGCAGTGTCGAGCAGATGGTGCTCAACGGCCTGCTATCCGGCATCGCCATCCGCGACCGCATCATCCAGGGCGACGCAATCATGGAACCCTGGGACAAGGAGGTGGCGGACGGCTTGAAGGGCTTCGATGCGGCATACCGCATCGCGGTCGAGAAGGCGGATGGTCGTCCCGATCTTGAAGCGCTGTTGCAGAAAATCGACGTGCTGTGGCGCAAGAACAAGACTCAGCGCGAGCAGATGGTCAAGTTGCTCAAGGGCGAGGAGAGCGCGGAGGCGCAGAACCTGCTCAGCCAGCACGCTCAGCCTACCTGGCACGATATCTACAAGCTGCTGCACCAGCTTGACGACGAGGTCAAACGGATTCAGCTGGCGGATCGCCATCACGTTCAGCGCCAACTCCATCAATCCGCGATCTGGAGCACGAGTTTGCTGATACTGGCGGTGTTGCTGGGCGGGGGTCTGACGGGGCTTGCGATATTCACGATGGTGAGGCGTCTGAACGGCGCGATTCGTGTGATGGACGACATAGCGCAGGGCGAGGGTGATCTGACGCGTCGGATGCCGGATCACGGGCGCGACGAGCTGGATCATCTGGGGCGTTCGTTCAATCGTTTTGTGGAGCGGATCCAGCAGGTGGTCTCGCAGGTATCGGGCTCGACGGCGCAATTGGCGGCGGCGGCGGAGGAGCTGTCGGCGACGAGCGAGGAGAGCAGCGAGCAGGTGCGCCGGCAGCAGTCGGAGACGGATCAGGTGGCGACGGCGATGCACGAGATGTCGACGACGGTGCAGGAAGTGGCGCGCAACGCGAGCGATGCGTCGCAGGCGGCGCAGCATGCGGACGGCGAGGCCCGTCAAGGCCGCCAGGTGGTGGGCGAAGCGGTGAAGGCGATCGACACGCTGGCGGGTGAAGTGGAGCGAGTGGCGCAGGCGCTGCACAAGCTGGAGGGCGACAGCGCGCAGATCGGTCGCGTGCTGGAGGTGATCAGCGGAATCTCGGAGCAGACCAATCTGTTGGCGCTGAACGCGGCGATCGAGGCGGCGCGCGCGGGCGAGCAGGGTCGTGGCTTTGCGGTGGTGGCGGACGAGGTGCGCACGCTGGCGCAGCGCACGCAGGACTCGACGGAAGAGATCCGAGGCATGATCGAGCAACTGCAGGGTGGCGCGAAGGCGGCGGTCTCGGCGATGGACGCGGGCCGCGAGCGAGCGAGCCAGAGCGTGGAGAAGGCTCGGGAGGCGGACATGTCGCTGCAGACGATCACGGAGGCGGTGGCGCGGATCAACGACATGAACGCGCTGATCGCGAGCGCGGCGGAGGAGCAGTCGTCGGTGGCGGAGGAGATCAACCGCAACATCAGCAACATCAGCCAGGTGACGGAGCAGACGCTGTCGGGTGCGCAGCAGACGGCGACGGCGAGCGAGGAGCTGGCGCGCCTGTCGGCGGGTCTGCAGTCGCTGGTCTCGCAGTTCAAGATCCACGCGGCATGA
- a CDS encoding FliH/SctL family protein, which produces MSKLIPSEAGDLASPWQAPAMDFRSPASPNDNAGEEIPDLQPFTADQLEQVETAAREEGFRQGHAEGLAAAEQEMRVRMERLDEIMQALARPLDEAGERVGDELLPLAVAIARQLVRRELATSSGEIVAVVREALQALPSYASDVRVELHPDDARLIREAMPEGEGERAWRVVEDAALARGGCRVRSDVSRVDATVEHRLNQIAARVLGDSRSEGEAT; this is translated from the coding sequence ATGTCTAAGCTCATTCCCAGCGAAGCGGGCGATCTGGCGAGCCCTTGGCAGGCACCTGCCATGGATTTCCGCTCGCCGGCATCGCCGAACGACAACGCCGGCGAGGAAATCCCGGACCTGCAGCCCTTTACCGCCGACCAGCTCGAACAGGTCGAGACTGCCGCGCGCGAGGAAGGTTTCCGCCAGGGCCATGCCGAAGGGTTGGCGGCGGCCGAGCAGGAAATGCGCGTGCGCATGGAGCGGCTCGACGAAATCATGCAGGCGCTGGCACGACCGCTCGACGAGGCCGGGGAGCGGGTCGGCGACGAACTGTTGCCGCTGGCGGTGGCTATCGCGCGCCAGCTCGTGCGGCGCGAGCTGGCCACCTCGTCGGGCGAGATCGTGGCGGTGGTGCGCGAGGCGCTGCAGGCACTGCCGTCATATGCGAGCGATGTTCGCGTTGAGTTGCATCCGGACGACGCCCGGCTGATCCGCGAGGCCATGCCGGAAGGCGAGGGCGAACGAGCATGGCGGGTGGTCGAGGATGCCGCCCTGGCGCGCGGCGGCTGCCGCGTGCGCTCCGATGTCAGCCGTGTCGACGCAACGGTTGAGCACCGTCTGAATCAGATTGCGGCCCGTGTTCTGGGCGACAGTCGCAGCGAGGGCGAAGCGACATGA
- the fliI gene encoding flagellar protein export ATPase FliI, with product MRPRENLQTGWRERLAQASLRAQAPAPLIAEGRLTRMVGLTLEAVGCEMPVGGRCEIATAQGRRVEAEVVGFSGAKVFLMPVGDIRGLTPNARVIPLGSSHNIAVGPELLGRVLDGVGRPLDGKGPVHTPDSVALTGHPINPLSRRPIREPLNVGIRAINALISVGRGQRMGLFAGSGVGKSVLLGMMTRYTEADVTVVGLIGERGREVKEFVQQSLGEAGLARAVVIASPADDPPLMRLHGAWYATAIAEYFRSRGLKVLLLIDSLTRFAQAQREIALAIGEPPATKGYTPSVFAKLPQLVERAGNGSRDSEGSITAFYTVLTEGDDPNDPIADAARAILDGHIILSRQIAERGRYPAIDVEASISRVMHEVIPPDHLAQARRFKQLYAAYSAHRDLISVGAYQTGSDPGVDESIARYPDMERFLQQSMAEGVDFAGSRAALADFFPAPPPVQTTDEGDGEAAELLRQLSDYTNTQALS from the coding sequence ATGAGGCCGCGAGAAAATCTGCAGACGGGCTGGCGCGAGCGCCTGGCGCAGGCCAGCCTGCGCGCGCAGGCGCCGGCCCCGCTGATCGCGGAAGGGCGTTTGACGCGCATGGTCGGGCTGACGCTGGAAGCGGTCGGCTGCGAAATGCCGGTCGGTGGCCGCTGCGAGATCGCCACTGCGCAGGGGCGCAGGGTCGAGGCCGAGGTGGTTGGGTTTTCGGGCGCGAAGGTGTTCCTGATGCCGGTCGGCGATATCCGCGGTTTGACGCCCAACGCGCGGGTCATCCCGCTGGGCAGTTCGCACAATATCGCCGTCGGCCCCGAGTTGCTCGGCCGGGTACTCGACGGGGTTGGGCGCCCGCTCGACGGCAAGGGGCCAGTACATACCCCGGACAGCGTGGCCCTGACCGGGCATCCGATCAATCCGCTGTCACGTCGGCCGATTCGCGAGCCGTTGAACGTCGGCATTCGGGCGATCAATGCCCTGATCAGCGTGGGGCGCGGGCAGCGCATGGGCCTGTTCGCCGGCAGCGGCGTGGGCAAGAGTGTTCTGCTGGGCATGATGACGCGCTATACCGAGGCCGACGTTACCGTGGTCGGCCTGATCGGCGAGCGTGGTCGGGAGGTCAAGGAGTTCGTGCAGCAAAGCCTTGGCGAAGCGGGCCTCGCGCGCGCGGTGGTGATCGCCTCACCGGCCGACGATCCGCCATTGATGCGCCTGCACGGTGCCTGGTATGCGACCGCCATCGCCGAATATTTTCGTTCTCGCGGGCTCAAGGTGCTGCTGTTGATCGATTCGTTGACGCGTTTCGCCCAGGCCCAGCGCGAGATCGCGCTGGCGATCGGTGAACCGCCTGCGACCAAGGGATACACCCCCTCGGTATTCGCCAAGCTGCCGCAGCTGGTCGAGCGCGCGGGCAACGGCAGTCGCGACAGCGAAGGCTCGATCACCGCCTTCTACACCGTGCTGACGGAAGGCGACGATCCCAACGATCCCATCGCCGATGCGGCCAGGGCGATACTCGACGGCCATATCATCCTCTCCCGTCAGATCGCCGAGCGCGGGCGCTATCCCGCGATCGATGTCGAGGCTTCGATTTCGCGCGTGATGCATGAGGTCATTCCGCCCGATCATCTGGCTCAGGCGCGGCGCTTCAAGCAACTCTATGCCGCCTATAGCGCTCACCGCGATCTGATCAGCGTGGGCGCCTACCAGACCGGCAGCGATCCCGGCGTCGACGAGTCGATCGCGCGCTATCCTGATATGGAGCGCTTCCTGCAACAATCGATGGCCGAGGGCGTTGATTTTGCGGGTAGTCGGGCCGCCCTGGCCGATTTCTTCCCCGCTCCGCCCCCCGTCCAGACCACTGACGAAGGCGATGGCGAAGCCGCCGAACTCTTGCGGCAGTTGAGCGATTACACCAACACCCAGGCCTTGTCATGA
- the fliM gene encoding flagellar motor switch protein FliM, giving the protein MATNDVLSQEEIDALLHGVDNGGVDTTPDGGADEGAREYDLTSQERIVRGRMPTLEMINERFARHFRISLFNMLRFAPEISVKSIRILKFSEYLRGLFVPTSLNLTRIRPLRGTALFVIDPQLVFISVDNFFGGDGRFRAKIEGRDFTPTEMRVVKMMLDLSYKDMKEAWAPVMPLFFEYLNSEVNPQFANIVSPTEVVVVSTFHIELEGGGGDLHVTMPYSMVEPIRDVLDAGIQSDRSEVDDRWLRALRSEVAEAPVEVVGLLAETELSLREILRMKPGDIIPFEMPKTVTLRSEGLTVLRGHFGTHQGYNAVQVTEHVKRDY; this is encoded by the coding sequence ATGGCCACGAATGACGTTCTGTCCCAGGAGGAAATCGACGCCCTGCTGCATGGCGTCGACAATGGCGGTGTCGACACCACTCCGGACGGAGGAGCGGATGAGGGCGCGCGCGAGTACGACCTGACCAGCCAGGAACGCATCGTCCGCGGACGCATGCCGACCCTGGAGATGATCAACGAGCGTTTTGCGCGCCACTTCCGCATCAGTTTGTTCAACATGCTGCGATTCGCGCCGGAGATCAGCGTCAAGAGTATCCGCATCCTCAAGTTTTCCGAGTATCTGCGCGGCCTGTTCGTGCCGACCAGCCTCAATTTGACGCGCATACGCCCGCTGCGCGGGACGGCCTTGTTCGTGATCGACCCGCAACTGGTGTTCATCTCCGTCGATAACTTCTTCGGCGGCGATGGGCGCTTCCGGGCCAAGATCGAGGGCCGCGACTTCACGCCGACCGAAATGCGGGTGGTCAAGATGATGCTGGACCTCAGCTACAAGGACATGAAGGAAGCCTGGGCGCCGGTCATGCCCCTGTTCTTCGAATACCTCAATTCCGAGGTCAATCCGCAATTCGCCAATATCGTCAGCCCGACCGAAGTGGTGGTGGTCTCGACCTTTCACATCGAACTCGAGGGCGGTGGCGGCGACCTGCACGTGACCATGCCGTATTCCATGGTCGAGCCGATTCGAGACGTGCTCGATGCGGGTATCCAGAGCGATCGCTCGGAGGTCGATGATCGCTGGCTGCGCGCGCTACGCAGCGAAGTGGCGGAGGCGCCGGTGGAGGTGGTCGGTCTGCTGGCTGAGACCGAGCTATCGCTGCGCGAAATCCTGCGCATGAAGCCCGGCGACATCATTCCCTTTGAAATGCCCAAGACCGTCACCCTGCGTTCGGAAGGACTGACGGTGTTGCGCGGGCATTTCGGCACGCACCAGGGATACAACGCGGTGCAAGTGACCGAACACGTGAAACGCGACTACTAG
- a CDS encoding flagellar hook-length control protein FliK, translating to MSAAPSASGFAQTLQQLSRQTPAAFDAKSAQPAQPAQPLSPAAQRVSHHAKPSGQDAAHASHAHQAADARRSAPTQSKSADAAPLTADKGKPISGKQTSSADGATVSGGQGQTGNPLPPMIPVLPHTLRADAAMNAVLGGGRGGSASVRGSDVAAHGRADMGPQGPGNARASGGSWQQLLTDVTLLSAKTAGEGPAAAGTSSAAFAALSAIKGVPATVAGGGGLTAMPSMQLVAANTQVAGAVPPGATLAPGQPGFAQALNGQVGWMVGQGQQTAVVQINPPQLGPLQISVQIHGDQTQVLFQTHHALTKSALDAATPQLRELLGQNGQQVSVNVQQQTPGGGQSPYGNGTAGGFAHGGHQGAGYGGAMPFGQTDSDGEVMAAAPKGWVSLNRGLIDAYV from the coding sequence TTGTCTGCAGCACCTTCCGCCAGCGGTTTCGCGCAGACCCTGCAACAGCTTTCCCGGCAGACGCCCGCTGCATTCGACGCGAAGTCCGCACAGCCGGCCCAGCCCGCACAGCCCTTGTCGCCAGCCGCCCAGCGGGTTTCCCATCACGCAAAGCCTTCCGGTCAGGATGCCGCCCACGCATCACATGCTCATCAGGCTGCCGACGCCCGGCGGTCGGCGCCGACGCAGTCCAAAAGCGCCGATGCCGCCCCGCTCACGGCCGACAAGGGCAAGCCGATATCCGGTAAGCAGACGTCCTCGGCCGATGGCGCGACGGTTTCCGGCGGGCAGGGGCAGACAGGCAATCCGTTGCCGCCCATGATCCCTGTTTTGCCGCATACCCTGCGCGCCGATGCCGCGATGAACGCGGTCCTGGGCGGCGGACGTGGAGGAAGCGCGTCAGTCCGGGGTTCGGACGTGGCCGCACATGGCCGTGCCGACATGGGGCCGCAAGGACCGGGCAATGCGCGGGCTAGCGGCGGCAGTTGGCAGCAGCTGCTGACCGATGTCACTCTGCTGAGTGCGAAAACCGCGGGCGAAGGCCCGGCGGCTGCCGGCACATCGTCTGCGGCGTTCGCTGCGCTGAGCGCGATCAAGGGTGTTCCCGCCACTGTCGCCGGCGGCGGTGGCCTAACCGCCATGCCGTCGATGCAGCTGGTGGCCGCGAACACCCAAGTCGCGGGCGCGGTACCGCCGGGCGCCACGCTTGCGCCTGGTCAGCCCGGCTTCGCGCAGGCGCTCAATGGACAGGTCGGCTGGATGGTCGGCCAGGGACAGCAGACGGCGGTCGTGCAGATCAATCCGCCGCAGTTGGGACCGCTGCAGATATCCGTGCAGATTCACGGCGATCAGACCCAGGTTCTGTTTCAGACCCATCATGCGCTGACCAAGAGCGCACTTGACGCCGCAACGCCGCAGCTGCGCGAGTTGCTCGGCCAGAACGGGCAACAAGTCAGCGTGAATGTTCAGCAGCAGACGCCTGGCGGCGGCCAGTCGCCGTACGGCAACGGCACCGCTGGCGGCTTTGCTCATGGCGGCCACCAGGGTGCCGGGTACGGCGGTGCGATGCCGTTCGGGCAGACCGACAGCGATGGCGAAGTCATGGCGGCAGCACCCAAGGGGTGGGTATCGCTGAACAGGGGGCTGATCGACGCCTATGTCTGA
- a CDS encoding flagellar basal body-associated FliL family protein, producing MAEEAQPAKSGSKVKLIVIVSVVVVLVLGLGIGATLFFTGAFSSKAHKGETAQAEAPAPKKPAIYLSIEPAMVVNLGPDQPVRFLQLGIDVMARDQKAIDAVKENMPAVRNRLISLLSGQKYAVVSTPEGKEALRKQVLASINAVLKDSGDKHLIEQVYFTNFVMQ from the coding sequence ATGGCAGAGGAAGCACAGCCGGCGAAGAGCGGATCCAAGGTCAAGCTCATCGTGATCGTTTCGGTTGTCGTGGTGCTGGTGCTGGGCTTGGGCATCGGGGCGACGTTGTTTTTCACCGGCGCCTTCTCGAGCAAGGCACACAAGGGCGAAACAGCACAAGCGGAGGCGCCGGCGCCGAAGAAGCCCGCGATCTATCTGTCCATCGAACCCGCGATGGTCGTCAATCTGGGTCCGGACCAGCCGGTGCGCTTCCTGCAGTTGGGGATCGACGTCATGGCACGCGACCAGAAGGCGATCGACGCGGTCAAGGAAAACATGCCAGCGGTTCGCAATCGCCTGATCAGCCTGCTGAGCGGACAGAAATATGCGGTGGTCAGTACCCCGGAAGGCAAGGAGGCCCTACGCAAGCAGGTACTCGCGAGCATCAATGCGGTGCTTAAGGATTCGGGCGACAAGCATTTGATCGAGCAGGTTTACTTCACCAATTTCGTGATGCAGTGA
- the fliG gene encoding flagellar motor switch protein FliG has protein sequence MSSAAPVNGAQRAAILLMTLGEQEAAEVLKHMGPREVQKIGAAMAELSGISRSVVSDVLGRFIDIVGDQTALGIGNDDYIRNVLVQALGEDKAGGIMDRILTGHNSRGLDQLKWMDARAIAEVVRLEHPQIIAIVLSHLDPDQAAEVLVHLQDRVRADVIMRIATLDVVQPSAIKELDEVLERQFSGNSNVKSSAVGGLKSAANILNFMDSSVESAIIEIVAENDADIAQRIEELMFVFDNLAELDDRSIQSLLREVASETLVVALKGADEPLREKIFKNISKRAAEMLRDDLEAKGPVRLSEVEAAQKEILAVARRMADSGEIALGGKGGDEYV, from the coding sequence ATGAGTAGCGCGGCTCCCGTCAACGGTGCGCAGCGGGCGGCGATCCTGCTCATGACCCTCGGCGAGCAGGAGGCGGCCGAAGTCCTCAAGCATATGGGGCCGCGCGAGGTACAGAAGATCGGTGCCGCGATGGCCGAATTGAGCGGCATTTCGCGTTCCGTGGTCAGCGACGTATTGGGTCGTTTCATCGATATCGTCGGCGACCAGACGGCCCTCGGCATCGGCAACGACGACTATATCCGCAACGTGCTGGTACAGGCGTTGGGCGAGGACAAGGCCGGCGGCATCATGGACCGCATCCTGACCGGTCACAACTCGCGGGGCCTCGACCAGCTCAAGTGGATGGATGCGCGGGCCATTGCCGAAGTGGTGCGGCTGGAACATCCGCAGATCATCGCGATCGTGCTGAGTCACCTCGATCCGGATCAGGCGGCGGAGGTGCTGGTGCATCTGCAGGATCGGGTGCGCGCCGACGTGATCATGCGCATCGCCACGCTGGATGTGGTCCAGCCATCGGCGATCAAGGAGCTCGACGAGGTGCTGGAACGCCAGTTCAGCGGCAACTCCAACGTCAAATCGTCCGCGGTCGGAGGACTCAAGAGCGCGGCTAACATCCTCAATTTCATGGATTCGAGCGTTGAGAGCGCGATCATCGAAATCGTGGCCGAGAACGATGCGGACATCGCGCAGCGGATCGAAGAGCTGATGTTCGTGTTCGACAACCTTGCGGAGCTCGACGACCGCTCGATCCAGAGCCTGCTGCGCGAGGTGGCGTCGGAAACCCTGGTGGTTGCCCTCAAGGGCGCCGACGAACCGTTGCGCGAGAAGATATTCAAGAATATTTCCAAGCGTGCGGCAGAGATGCTGCGCGACGACCTCGAAGCCAAGGGGCCGGTGCGCCTGAGCGAGGTCGAGGCTGCGCAAAAGGAAATTTTGGCGGTGGCCAGGCGCATGGCCGATTCCGGCGAAATCGCGCTGGGCGGCAAGGGCGGCGACGAGTATGTCTAA
- the fliJ gene encoding flagellar export protein FliJ yields the protein MSTRRADRLKPVQLQAARNAEAAAIQLAELSRAVEAARVRLSELRDWEQEYAQRMQEGTMNMGDLLDYRLFLQRLSDAGQAQQRVLQEAESAFQSGRTNWLELRARQEALSQVVLRYQQEAQTEAARREQRDADEFASSSARRRDGGE from the coding sequence ATGAGCACACGTCGAGCCGATCGACTCAAACCGGTACAGCTACAGGCGGCGCGCAATGCCGAAGCGGCCGCGATCCAGCTGGCCGAACTGTCGCGTGCGGTCGAGGCTGCGCGCGTGCGGTTGAGCGAGCTCCGCGATTGGGAGCAGGAATACGCCCAACGGATGCAGGAGGGCACCATGAACATGGGCGATCTGCTCGACTATCGGCTCTTTCTGCAGCGGCTGTCGGATGCCGGTCAGGCACAACAGCGCGTGCTCCAGGAGGCGGAATCGGCGTTCCAGTCCGGGCGGACGAACTGGCTTGAGCTGCGCGCTCGGCAGGAGGCCTTGAGCCAGGTGGTCCTGCGTTATCAACAGGAAGCGCAAACGGAGGCCGCCCGCCGCGAGCAGCGCGATGCCGATGAGTTCGCTTCGTCCAGCGCGCGCCGCCGTGATGGAGGCGAATGA